GCACGCCGACGAGCGGAGGCGATGTGCAGCGATCTGTTGGTCAACGACCTCATAGAGGAATATTCTCTGGTGGTGGAGGAAGAATGGAAATGAAGGTCGCTGTGGTCGTCTGTCCCGGGAGCAATTGCGATGCCGATGTGGCTCATGCCGTCGAGGTCACGATC
This genomic interval from Acetomicrobium sp. S15 = DSM 107314 contains the following:
- a CDS encoding phosphoribosylformylglycinamidine synthase subunit PurS; amino-acid sequence: ARRRAEAMCSDLLVNDLIEEYSLVVEEEWK